In Paenibacillus sp. BIC5C1, a genomic segment contains:
- a CDS encoding LysM peptidoglycan-binding domain-containing protein encodes MKIHMVKKGDTLYLLSQKYNVALDKIIAANPQISNPDKLEIGMKVKIPAEPVTPKPEGVLHSHKVQQGDSLWKLSQAWGVPLKDMINANPQLKNPNALLVGETVYIPSANTPGNVNSENGASSNVVHEKLSPEGKEYTGVKEETAPVAPEPAPAPAPVPEVSNAVPAPVPANPVVPNIKPEVEVLPQLPEIPEEKPQKEAQKKENSKSEVQLKPITEAPTYTMPNISPEVLPLPVIPNNTKWPTEVAPATKAPCGCGSKMLHAPAEHPYAQVPVPAQEVYTAPQNMYTAGVNDNATFPGIPEVSPYSIGNTSNMPWTGSEYNHNNVMPNVSAEMQNNSYPIAPSGQVNSPYPPFAANEHMNHQPPHISPYSMLPYPPCGCGNHHMPNHQYAYPSHNYQNPAWGTYNPYGMQPEMTTSTMPNQPLEYAYQNPYPTQNMVPPSPLGAFGEMYPPQGKGEGKKGGRDEASLSQSSTESEAEFNLEAKPKQAAKTGTAKRRTAKPAAKAKSKVSVSGKQARERTGITTKRSDSKKRRNPWIQQ; translated from the coding sequence GTGAAAATACACATGGTGAAAAAAGGCGACACATTATATCTGCTGTCCCAAAAATATAATGTAGCGTTGGACAAAATTATCGCAGCCAATCCGCAAATCTCAAATCCTGACAAGTTGGAGATCGGCATGAAGGTCAAAATTCCTGCGGAGCCTGTAACACCAAAGCCGGAAGGCGTACTGCACAGTCATAAAGTTCAGCAAGGAGATTCATTGTGGAAGTTATCACAGGCTTGGGGAGTTCCGTTGAAAGATATGATCAATGCGAACCCGCAATTAAAAAATCCTAATGCGCTGCTTGTAGGGGAGACTGTGTACATTCCATCAGCGAATACACCTGGAAATGTGAATTCAGAGAATGGTGCATCATCCAATGTTGTTCATGAGAAATTGTCGCCTGAAGGAAAGGAATATACGGGAGTTAAAGAAGAAACGGCTCCAGTAGCACCTGAACCAGCGCCAGCACCAGCACCTGTACCGGAAGTCTCCAATGCGGTTCCGGCTCCTGTGCCTGCAAATCCGGTCGTGCCTAATATCAAGCCGGAAGTGGAAGTGTTACCACAGTTACCTGAAATTCCGGAAGAGAAGCCGCAGAAGGAAGCTCAGAAGAAAGAAAACAGCAAATCCGAAGTTCAATTAAAACCGATAACTGAAGCACCGACGTATACGATGCCTAATATCTCACCTGAAGTCCTGCCTTTACCTGTAATACCTAACAATACGAAATGGCCTACAGAGGTGGCGCCTGCGACCAAAGCTCCATGTGGTTGTGGCAGTAAAATGCTTCATGCTCCTGCCGAGCACCCGTATGCCCAAGTTCCAGTACCTGCACAAGAGGTATACACTGCTCCACAAAACATGTATACGGCTGGGGTAAATGACAATGCTACATTCCCGGGTATACCTGAAGTGAGTCCTTACTCCATAGGTAATACATCTAACATGCCTTGGACCGGTTCAGAGTATAATCATAACAACGTTATGCCAAACGTATCTGCTGAGATGCAGAATAACTCGTATCCGATCGCACCATCAGGTCAAGTGAACAGCCCATATCCTCCATTTGCGGCCAATGAGCATATGAACCACCAACCGCCTCATATTTCTCCTTACTCTATGCTTCCGTACCCGCCATGCGGATGTGGCAACCATCATATGCCAAACCATCAGTACGCATATCCCTCACATAACTACCAGAACCCAGCGTGGGGCACATACAATCCTTATGGGATGCAACCCGAAATGACTACATCCACGATGCCTAATCAGCCATTGGAGTATGCATATCAAAACCCATACCCTACTCAGAACATGGTGCCGCCGTCTCCATTGGGTGCATTTGGTGAAATGTATCCTCCACAAGGTAAGGGGGAGGGCAAAAAGGGTGGACGTGACGAGGCCAGCTTAAGCCAGTCTTCTACAGAGAGTGAGGCTGAGTTTAACCTTGAAGCAAAGCCTAAACAAGCTGCCAAAACAGGAACTGCGAAACGCAGAACAGCCAAACCTGCTGCCAAAGCTAAATCTAAAGTATCTGTATCCGGGAAACAAGCAAGAGAACGCACAGGAATCACCACTAAACGTTCTGACAGCAAAAAGCGTAGAAATCCTTGGATACAGCAATAG
- the ilvE gene encoding branched-chain-amino-acid transaminase: protein MSEQWIYLDGQYVTKENATVSVYDHGFLYGDGIFEGIRIYNGNIFRCKAHLDRLYDSAKSISLNIPLSYDEMLEVMAETVRRNDMRNGYIRLIVSRGPGNLGLDPLRCPKASVIIIVEQLAIYPEEAYLTGLKAVSVSQRRNIPDALNPKIKSLNYLNNILVKIQSNYSNAGEAIMLNSQGYVTEGSSDNIFIIKNGVVYTPPCYLGALEGITRQAIIDLCGELDLELKEVPFTLHDVYIADEVFFTGTAAEVIAACEVDGRTIGTGVAGPVTLRLLEAFRQIVDKDGYKVWED from the coding sequence GTGTCAGAACAATGGATTTACTTGGATGGTCAATATGTGACCAAGGAGAACGCAACCGTTTCGGTATATGATCATGGATTTTTGTATGGAGACGGTATTTTCGAAGGTATTCGAATTTATAACGGTAACATTTTCAGATGCAAAGCGCATTTGGATCGTTTGTACGATTCAGCTAAATCCATCAGTCTGAACATTCCGCTGTCTTATGATGAGATGCTGGAAGTGATGGCTGAAACGGTACGTCGCAATGATATGAGAAACGGTTATATTCGTCTGATCGTTTCACGTGGACCTGGTAATCTGGGTCTTGATCCGCTGCGCTGTCCTAAAGCATCCGTTATCATCATTGTAGAGCAACTGGCGATTTATCCGGAGGAAGCGTATCTTACTGGTCTGAAAGCCGTGTCTGTGTCCCAGCGCCGCAACATTCCCGATGCACTTAATCCAAAAATTAAATCATTGAATTATTTGAATAACATCCTGGTTAAAATTCAATCCAACTATTCAAATGCTGGTGAAGCGATTATGCTGAATTCCCAAGGTTACGTTACTGAGGGCTCAAGTGATAACATCTTCATCATCAAAAATGGTGTGGTTTATACGCCGCCTTGTTATCTTGGTGCTCTGGAAGGAATTACACGTCAGGCCATTATCGATCTGTGCGGTGAGCTGGATCTTGAATTAAAAGAAGTGCCATTTACGCTACATGATGTATATATTGCCGACGAAGTATTTTTCACTGGAACAGCTGCGGAAGTTATTGCTGCTTGTGAGGTGGACGGCAGAACGATTGGCACGGGCGTCGCAGGTCCTGTAACTTTGAGATTGCTGGAAGCGTTCCGTCAAATTGTCGACAAAGACGGTTACAAAGTTTGGGAAGATTAA
- the pheA gene encoding prephenate dehydratase, translated as MKRIAVLPEGSVSHEAVDFLFNGEPLELLHSKLISDVFRATDSGKSQYSVIPIENTIEGSVSLHMDWLVNEVDIPMQAEWVYPSIQNVIGHGSEFRSESGEYDFGKITKIMSHPVAIPQCQNFIRLHSPGADLEGVNSTAEAVEIVKKNPGKGWVAIGTRLAAQKHGLDIMAERVTDHDNNYTRFVLIGHEPVQISREPDHVKTSLLVTLPEDAPGALHQVLSAFAWRKLNLTRLESRPTKKRLGSYYFYIDVEESADSVLLTAAMAEIEALNCQVRVLGSYPCYTYPSLKTT; from the coding sequence ATGAAACGAATTGCAGTATTACCTGAAGGCTCGGTTTCCCATGAAGCTGTAGATTTTCTGTTTAATGGGGAGCCTTTGGAATTGCTTCATTCCAAGCTGATTTCTGATGTTTTCCGGGCAACGGATAGTGGAAAGTCACAGTATAGTGTCATACCCATCGAGAATACGATTGAAGGCTCTGTTAGTTTGCATATGGACTGGCTGGTTAACGAAGTGGATATTCCGATGCAAGCAGAATGGGTGTATCCCTCCATCCAGAATGTCATTGGGCATGGCTCCGAGTTCAGGTCAGAGAGTGGTGAATATGATTTCGGGAAAATCACGAAGATCATGTCCCATCCGGTAGCGATTCCGCAGTGCCAGAATTTTATTCGCCTGCATTCACCTGGAGCAGACCTTGAAGGTGTGAACAGTACAGCGGAAGCTGTCGAAATTGTGAAAAAAAATCCTGGAAAAGGCTGGGTCGCGATTGGTACCAGACTGGCAGCACAAAAGCATGGTTTGGACATTATGGCTGAACGGGTTACCGATCATGACAACAACTATACACGTTTTGTACTGATTGGCCATGAACCTGTTCAGATATCACGAGAACCTGATCATGTGAAAACCAGTTTGCTGGTTACATTGCCTGAAGATGCACCGGGTGCATTGCATCAGGTACTGTCGGCTTTTGCCTGGCGGAAGCTGAACTTGACCCGACTGGAATCTCGTCCAACGAAGAAAAGGTTGGGGAGTTATTATTTTTACATTGATGTTGAGGAAAGTGCAGATTCGGTATTGCTTACCGCAGCCATGGCTGAGATTGAGGCTTTGAATTGTCAGGTACGTGTTCTTGGCAGCTATCCGTGTTATACATATCCTTCGTTGAAAACGACCTGA
- the thrB gene encoding homoserine kinase codes for MSLQQRVTVKVPASTANLGPGFDTLGMALSLYAWLEMKPAEQTTFHLHGDHLTGLPTDKSNLIYEVAQMVFNEAGISVPELEISMYSDIPLTRGLGSSASAIVGALAAANALIDTPLSDAKLLDMATSLEKHPDNVGASLYGGIITAAWDGSRVDHIRIEPHQDLQTLVIVPDFELSTSKARNVIPQQFDKSDVIHNISRSSLLVAALASGRLDMIQKAMSDRIHQPYRASLVPGMAEILEHAVGHGALGAALSGAGPTLLTLVDRHDTRKLELEQYLIDTMSREGITASALWLDPDLDGVTVLPDQDESPFMDRVKGEVNA; via the coding sequence ATGAGTTTGCAGCAAAGGGTAACTGTTAAGGTACCTGCAAGTACAGCCAATCTGGGTCCAGGGTTTGATACCCTGGGCATGGCATTGTCTCTGTATGCATGGCTTGAGATGAAACCGGCTGAGCAGACAACATTTCATTTACATGGAGATCATCTGACAGGTTTGCCAACAGATAAATCCAATTTGATATATGAAGTTGCACAAATGGTGTTCAACGAAGCCGGGATTTCCGTGCCGGAGTTGGAGATTTCCATGTATTCCGATATTCCGCTTACTCGGGGTCTGGGAAGTAGTGCATCGGCCATCGTGGGAGCATTGGCTGCTGCCAATGCATTAATTGATACTCCATTATCTGATGCCAAGCTTCTGGACATGGCTACGTCACTGGAGAAGCATCCGGATAATGTAGGAGCTTCACTATATGGAGGTATCATTACAGCAGCGTGGGATGGAAGTCGCGTAGACCATATTCGCATTGAGCCGCATCAGGATTTGCAGACTTTGGTTATCGTACCGGACTTCGAGTTGTCCACTTCAAAGGCAAGAAATGTAATTCCACAGCAGTTTGACAAGTCTGATGTCATTCACAACATAAGCAGATCCTCCTTACTTGTTGCGGCTTTGGCAAGTGGGAGATTGGACATGATTCAAAAGGCGATGTCTGATCGGATTCATCAACCCTACAGAGCATCTTTGGTACCTGGTATGGCTGAAATCCTGGAACATGCGGTGGGTCACGGAGCCCTGGGGGCTGCATTGAGTGGAGCCGGACCTACCCTTTTGACGTTGGTAGATCGTCATGATACTCGTAAGCTCGAACTGGAGCAATATTTGATAGACACAATGAGCCGTGAAGGTATCACTGCCTCTGCATTGTGGTTGGATCCGGACCTGGACGGTGTTACCGTGCTGCCTGATCAAGATGAAAGTCCTTTTATGGACAGAGTTAAAGGGGAAGTTAACGCATGA